A window of Plantibacter sp. PA-3-X8 genomic DNA:
CAAGGACATCCAGGACGGCACCTTCGCCAAGCGCTTCATCGACGACCAGGACGCCGGCGCGCCCGAGTTCCTCGAGCTGCGCAAGAAGGGCGAGGACCACCCGATCGAGGCCACCGGTCGCGAGCTGCGCAAGCTCTTCGCGTGGAACGCCTCGAACGACGACGACTACGTCGACGGCAGCGTCGCCCGCTAGTCTCCGCTCGTCCAGCCGCTCAGCGGCACCGAGCCAGAACGCCCGCCCCGATCCGCCGGGGCGGGCGTTCCGTCGTCTGCGGGAGCCTCAGGCCGTCGCTGCTCCGGTCGTGCCCGGCTCGAAAAAGATCTCGATGACCGGGATCGGGGTGTCGGGTTCACCGATCGGCAGGTGCAGGGTCACCGTGTCGGGACCGAGTCCCTTCGGTTGGGTGTGCTGGTTCGGCAGATCGTGCTCCGGGCGATGCACCTGGAACGGCACCTCGGAGCCGTCCGACAACAGCTGCGCGTAGCGCACCCGGCCGCCGAGACCGGGCAGGTGCAGGTGCACGAACGGCCAGGCGAAGACGTGTACGTACAGCCGGTCGCCGCGTTGCGTGTATCGGACGTCGGTCGGACTGCTGAACTCCGACGGGCCGCATCCTCGGATCGCCCGCTCGTGGAGTGCGAACCAGTCGGCGAGGACGTCGAGTCGTTCGATCGCGCGAGGATCGATCGTCCCGCGCGCGGTCGGTCCGATGTTCAGCAGCATGTTGCCGTTCTTCGAGACCGAATCGATGAGCATCCGCAGGAGCAGCTCCGGCGACTTGTAGTCGAGGTTGTCGCGGTCGTACCCCCAGCTGCCGTTCAGGGTCTGGCAGGCCTCCCACCGGAGGGGGTCGCCGTCGGGACCGACCGGCGTCACCACGGGCTGGTACTGCTCGGGGGTGGTGACGTCGCCCGGGAGCTCGAGGCGGTCGTTGATGAGGATCTCCGGCTGCAGCCCGCGGATCATCTCGACGAGTTCCTCGGAGCCCCAGTCGGCGGCGCCCTTCCCCGGCAGACCTTCGATGCCCTGCGAGTAGCTGAAGTCGAAGAAGAGGTAGTCGATCGGGCCGTAGCCGGTGAGCAGCTCGCGCACCTGGCCGTGCAGGTAGTCCCGGTAGCGGGACCAGTCACGGTCGGCGTTCGCTGCGAGCGCCTCGGGGTCGTCGCGTCGCGGGTGGATGCCGTCGACCGTGAAGTCGGGGTGATGCCAGTCGATGAGCGAGTGGTAGAAGCCGATCCGGAGCCCCTCGGCGCGGAAGGCCTCCACGAACTCCGCCACGAGGTCACGGCCGGCGGGCGTGTGCATGGACGTGAAGTCGGTGAGTGCCGAATCCCACAGGCAGAAGCCGTCGTGGTGCTTCGTCGTGAGCACCGCGTACCGGAAGCCGGCCGCCTTGGCCTGCCTGGCCCAGGCGCGGGGGTCGAACCGGTCGGGGTCGAAGTGCTCGCGGTAGCGCTCGTAGTGTTCGGCCGAGAGGTGTTCCCGCGTCTGCACCCACTCATGGCGTGCCGGGAGGGCGTAGAGGCCCCAGTGCAGGAACAATCCGAATCTCGCCTCGTCGAACCAGGCGGTGTCGGGTCGGGGGATGGTGGTCTCGGTCACGGCGGCCCTTCGATCGTCGAGTGGGTTCACGGCGGTGCGGGGGCAGGCTAACACGAAAGGTCGGATGTCTGCTGTCCGGTGGGCCGGCGTGGTCAGGACGGCGGACCTCCTGCGCGTCGACGGTTCAGGCGTCGTGGGGTTCGAAGACCTGCACGGGCACGCCGGTGTCCAGCGATGCCTTCGCCGCCAACGCGACCGTCAGGGCCGCGAGGGCACTCCGGCCGGTCACTCGGAACGGTTGGACGTCTCGCTTCACGCAGTCGAGGAAGGAGGCCATCTGTCGTCGGTAGGGATCGGTCTCGTCGAGGTCGTAGGAGCCGTGCGCGGCGGCCGATCCCAGCGCGTCGACCGAGAGCGGCGGTGCGTGGGTCGGGGACGCACCGACGAATCGGTGGGCGATGAGCCCGGTGCTGCCGAGCACCTCGATGGCCGAGCTGAATCCGAAGGCCGGCGGGAGCTCCATGGAGGTGAGGACGCGCCCGATCCCGCCGTCGGCGTAGTCGACCGTCGTCTCGATCGGGCGACCGGTGCCGGTGCGTCGTGCTGACACGGATCGCGGCTGACCGAGGAGCTGGTTCAGCTGGTCGAAGTCGTGGATCGCGAAGTCGACGAGGGGGCCGCCGGAGCGTCGCTCGTCCTGCCACCACGGTGACGGGGCGGCGGGGGAGCTCAGCCGTTCGGCCGTGACGGCGAGGGGTGTGCCGACAGCCCCGGCCCGCACCGCGTCGTCGATCGCCTCGTACCCGCCGAAGAACCTGACGACGTGCGCGACCATGAACGTCCGGCCGGACTCGTCGGCGGCCTGCAGGATCGCGTTGGCGTCGGCGAGCGTCAGGGCGATCGGTTTCTCCAGCAGGACGTGCTTGCCGGCACGGAGCGCCCTGACGGCGAGACCCCGATGGGTGTCGGTCGGCGTGCAGATGACGACGATCCCCACGGAGGCATCCAGGAGCACCTCGTCGACCGAGGTGGTGAGTCGTGCGGCCGGTGCCTCCGGCATGGCTCTCGGCGACCGAGCCGAGCACAGGTAAGTGATCCGGTCGGCTGCACCGAGTCCGGCGAGCGCGCGGACGTGCGCCAGTCCCATGGCACCGGTGCCGATGACGGCGATCCGGTCCGCCATCACCGCGTCACCGCTTCTCTCCAGCAGCCAGGTCCTCGCGCAGGCGGCTGAGGGTCGCGTCGTCGACGTCCCCGCCCAGCATCCTGATGCCCAGGGCGGCGGCTCCGACCAGGCCGTCGGCGACCGGGACGAGTCGGGCCCCGGCGGCAGCCGATGACAGGCGGTCCGCGGCCGAGGGGACGGACGGGAGGAGTCCGTCGACGAGCACGCTGCCGCCGACGACGAGCGTGCTCTCCCTGTGGTCCGAATCCGGAGCCAGCACCCGTTCCACGAGGACCGCCAGGCGGTCGACGGCAGCGTCGAGGATGGACCGCGCGACGTCGTCGTCCGCGGCTTGGAAGGCGAGCGGCGCCAGGCGGGCGATGGCGATGGGGGGACCGTCGTTCACCGAGCGGATGAGTGTGTCGAGTACCGGGGACCGGCGGTGGTCCGCGTCACCGGATGAGGACGGGTCCGGAGTGAACCCGACCGCCTGGGAGAGCAGCGGGGTGAGGCCCGTGCGGGGGCCGATGCCGTCGAGGTCGGCGGCGACCGCGCGGATCACGCGCCGGGCGATCCAGAATCCGGAGCCGCCATCGCCGAGGAGCCAGCCGGCACCGCCGACCTCCCGGACGACGAGACGGTCCTTGATCCGTCCCCCGACGCTCCCGGTCCCCGCGACGAGCACGACGCCGTCCGGCGACGCCGAGCCGGAGCCGTACATGCCGAGCAGATCCGGTTCGATCACGACCGGTCCGAGTCCGAGCGGTACGAGGTGTGCGTCCAAGGCGCGGCGGTAGGCGTCGGACACCTGCCCCGCCTGCGTGATCACCACGAGCGACCCGGACGGGAGGGGCGGTATGGACGACGTCGTCCTGGCCTGGTCGAGTGCGGCACGAGCCGCGAGCGCGATCTGCGTGGCAGCGCTGTCCACACCGGACGACGTCGGATTCCCGCCGCCCGCGCGCCCGGAACCGAGGCGACGTCCTGAGGCGTCCACGAGCACCGCGCGGGACGAGGTGCCGCCGGCGTCGACCGCCAGAGTTGTTTTCATCATCGTCATCATCTCGAAACATGTTGCCGTGGGCCACAACGTACTGTAAGAATCAGTTTCGCGTCACTCCAACGGAGGAGAAAAGGAATTTCCATGACTGTTTCCATCCGCACCGACCCACCGGTCGAGCACGCCACCGGCGTGACCAACCGGATTCGGTCGCGGATGCCGGAGATGTCCGGGGTCATGCTGCGTATCGCCGACTACCTGTTGGAGAACCCAGACGCGCCCCTCACCCTCACGATCGGTGAGCTCGCAGCCGATTCGGGCGTCTCAGCGGCGACCATCACCCGCTTCTGCCGGATCATCGGGTACACCGGCTACGCGCCGTTCCGGGTCGACCTCGCCAAGGACTTCGGTCGCAGCACCGCACGCGACTCCTGGCAGACCGACATCGGCCGGGCGTTCGGCCCCGACGACTCGGCTCCGGACGTCCTGAGCACGCTGCTCAACGCGCACACCCGGACGCTGCGGGAGACCGCCGACGTGATCGACCTCGAGGTCATGCTCGAGATCGCCGCAGCCATCGCGCGCGCCCGGAACGTCGACATCTACGGTGTCGGCGGCAGCGCGATGCTCGCCGACGAGATGCAGGCCAGGCTGTACCGGATCGGCATCAGCACGCACGCCTGGTCGGAGGTCCACGCGGGCCTCACGAGCGCGGCGATCCAGGGCCCGGACTCGGTCGCCTTGGGCATCAGCAACACCGGGCGCACCGAGGAGACCATCCAGATGCTCCGCCAGGCGGGTCGCGCGGGCGCGCTCACCGTGGCGATCAGCAACAACCCGGACTCCCCGCTCGTCGCCGCGTCGACGCTGGCTATCATCACCTCGGCCCACGAACGGTTCCTGCAGCCCGACGACCTCTCCGCCAAGCACGGTCAGCTGTTCGTCCTGGATCTGTTGTACCTGTTCGTCGCGCAGCAGAACTTCGAGCGCACGACCAAGCGCCTCGCGGCCTCCGCCCTTGCGGTCGCCCCGCACCGCCGACCCACCAAGGCCGGAGCCCTGTCCGAGACCGCCTCGCCCGCGGGCGTCTGAGAGGAACCGAATGAGCACCACATCCACCACCACCTGGACCGATCACGTCGATCGCTACACCGACGAGGTCACCTCGCGCCTCGCGGACATCACCCAGGCGGCCCGGTCCGGCGAACTCGACCCCGCGATCGACCTGCTGGTCGCGGCCCTCGAACGCGGAGCGGTCATCCAGGCGTTCGGCACCGGCCACTCGGAGGCGTTCGCGATGGAGATCGCCGGCCGCGCCGGTGGACTGATCCCGACGAACAAGATCGCCCTGCGGGACGTCGTCCTCCGCGGCGAACGGTCCGTCGACGACCTCGGTGGTGCCGCGCTGGAGCGCAGCGGCGACGTCGCGGCGGAGCTCTTCGCGATCTCACCGGTGGGGGAGGGCGACGTGTTCATCATCGCGTCGAACTCCGGCGTCAACGGGTCGATCGTGGGACTCGCCCTGATCGCCAAGGAGCACGGCCACCCCGTCATCGCCGTGACCTCGCTGGAGCACACCTCGCGCGTCGAGCCGAAGCACCCGAGCGGGCTGCGGCTCTCCGAGGTGGCCGACGTGGTGCTCGACAACCGCGCTCCGTTCGGCGACGCGACCATCGAGGTCCAGGACGGCGTCCCGGTCGGCGCGGTGTCCTCGATCACGGCGGCCTACCTCGCGCAGCTCCTCACCATCGGCGTCGCGGCGAGGATCGCGGCGACCGGCGAGACCCCGCCGCTCTACATCTCGGCCAACATCCCGGGCGGCGACGAGCACAACAGTGTGCTCGAGGACCGCTACCGGGGCCGGATCAGACGTGACGCCTGAACCCGAGGCGTCGCAACACCAGCACCACACACCCGACAACACCACCCCGACAGCACCACACCCGGGCAACATTCGAATCACTGGAAGGTAGACCGATGGACAAGCAGCCAGCAACGCTCCAACGCCGCGATTTCCTGCGAGGAGCACTCGCGACCGCGATCCTCCTCCCGCTGGGCGGGACGCTCGCGTCCTGTGTCGGCGGCGGAGGCGGGGCGACCACCACCGGCGGACCGGTCTCGGCCGACAACCCGTTCGGCATGGCCGCCAACTCGACGGTCGACGCCGTCATCTTCAAGGGCGGGTACGGTATCGAGTACACCGAGTTCGCCGGGAAGCTCGTCGAGAAGCAGCAGGCAGGCTCGACCGTCAAGGTCACGGCCGCGACGAACATCGCGCAGACCCTCCAGCCGCGGTTCGTCGCCGGCAACCCGCCGGACGTCATCGACAACAGCGGCGCCGGCCTCATCGGCATCAACACGATCCGCGAGCAGCTCGCCGACCTGACGGACGTCATCGAGGCGAAGAACTACGAGGGCAAGGTCATCAAGGACACCCTCTACCCGGGTGTCGTCGAGCCGGGCACCTTCGACGGCAAGTTCGTGCAGTTGAACTACGTGCTGACGGTCTACGCGGTCTGGTACTCGGCAGCGCTCTTCGAGGCGAACGGCTGGACGCCCCCGAAGACCTGGGCTGAGGCACTCGATCTCGGTGCGAAGGCCAAGGCGCAGGGCAAGTACCTGTTCGGTTGGGGCACCGAGGCGGCCACCTACTACCTGACGATGGCGATCGCGTCCGCGATCAAGGAGGGCGGCGACGAGGTCCGTCTGGCGCTCGAGAACCTCGAGGCGGACTGCTGGTCGAAGCCGGCCGTCCAGGACGTGCTCAAGGGTCTCAAGGCGATCATCGACGCCGGCTACGTCAAGCCCGGTGGCGCCGGAACGCAGTTCACCGCTGCGCAGGCGCAGTGGAGCAACTCGGAGGACTTCATCCTCTACCCCTCGGGTGGCTGGATCGAGAACGAGATGAAGACCCAGACGAAGGACGGATTCAAGATGACCGGCGCGCCCGAGCCGACGGTCTCCGCCGACTCAGCCCTGCCGTACTCGGCGCTGCACAGCACCGCCGGTGAAGGGTTCATCGTCCCGTCGCAGGGCAAGAACGTCGGCGGTGGCAAGGAGTTCCTGCGGGCCATGCTGTCGAACGACGCCGCGGTGAACTTCGCCAAGACGACCTTCTCGTCGACGATCGTCAAGGACACGATCCCCGAGGACGGCTTCGGCTCGACGGCGCTCGTGTCCCAGGTGAAGATGTTGAACGACGCGGGCACGGATGTGTTCTCGTGGAGCTTCATCGACCTGTACGGACTCAACACGGACCTCCTCGTCCTCTGGAACACGTTCCTGCAGGGTGGTTCCGACGTCGCCACGCTCACCAAGGGCATGCAGGACATCTCCGACAAGGTCCGCAGCGACGACTCCGTGGACAAGGTCACCGTCAAATGACGGCGGTCGGCACGCCGATCGGGAAGGTGGGAGGGGCTACCCCTCCCGCCGCCCGGCGGTTGCGCCGCCGGGACTTCACGTTCGACCGGGTCTCGTTCTTCCTGGTCTTCCTGATCGTGCCGGTGGTGGGGTACGTCGTCTTCGTGGTCTCACCGTTCGCACAAGCGGCGTACTACTCGTTGACGAACTGGTCCGGGTTCTCCCCGGGCATGGACTTCGTCGGGTTCTCGAACTACACGAAGCTCTTCCAGGACCAGACCTTCCTCCAGTCCATGGGCAACAGCGTCGCGCTCGCGATCGTCCTGCCGCTCGTGACCCTCGGGATCGCATTCCTCTTCGCCTCCCTCATCACGATCGGCGGGCCGAGCAACGGTCCGATCCGCGGCCTCCGCAACTCGAGCGTGTACCGGGTGATCACCTTCTTCCCGTACGTCGTGCCGGCCATCGTCATCGGCCTCGTCTGGAAGCAGATCTACGACCCGTCGTCCGGGCTGCTGAACGGCTTCCTGACCGGCATCGGGCTCGACCAGTTCACCTCCTTCGCCTGGCTCGGTTCGCCGGACACGGCGATGATCGCGACCATGTTCGTCATCGTCTGGGGACTCATCGGGTTCTACACGGTGCTCTTCATCGCGGCGATCAAGGGCGTGCCGGCCGAAGTGTACGAGGCGGCACGGATCGACGGCGCGGGCCGCCTGCGGACCGCGATCACGATCACGATCCCGCTGATCCGCGACAACATCCAGACGGCGTACATCTACATGGGCATCCTCGCCCTCGACGCGTTCGTGTACATGGCCGCGTTGAATCCCGGCGGCGGCCCGTCCAACACGACGCTCGTGATGTCGCAGCAACTGTTCACGACGGCGTTCACCAAGGGCCAGTTCGGCTACGCCTGCGCGATGGGGGTCGTGCTCGCGCTCGTCACCCTGATGTTCGCGGGCGTCGTCTTCCTGGTCAGCCGACTCACCGGCGGCAACGATGAAGGGGTGGCGGAATGACCGTCCAGACCACGGCGACGACCGCGAACCCGGCGGTCGTCGGAACCGGCACGCGCACACCGGCCAGCCGCAAGCCGACCACGGGCGACCGCGTCGTCGGGACGGCATCGCACACGGTGCTCATCATCTGGTCGATCGTGGTCGTCGTCCCGCTGCTCTGGACGGTCATGTCGTCGTTCAAGACAAGCTCCGAGATCTTCGCCTCGCCGTTCTCGCTGCCTTCGAAGTGGAACTTCGACAACTACGTGAATGCGTGGACGACGGCCGGTATCGGCAGCTTCTTCCTGAACTCGATCGTGGTGGTGTTCGGCGCCCTGATCGTGACCATGCTGTTCGGCTCGATGTGTGCGTATGTGCTGGCGCGGTTCCGCTTCTTCGGGAGCCGGGCCATCTACTACCTGATGCTCGCCGGCCTCACGTTCCCCGTGTTCCTCGCGATCGTGCCGTTGTTCTTCGTGCTGCAGAGCCTCGGGTTGCTCAACTCGCTCCCGGGACTCATCCTCACGTACGCGGCGTTCGCCTTCCCGTTCACGGTGTTCTTCCTGTTCTCGTTCTTCAAGTCGCTGCCGGTCTCCATCGCGGAGGCGGCCGCGATCGACGGAGCGGGGGAGTGGCGGACCTTCTTCCAGGTGATGCTGCCCATGGCGAGGCCGGGGCTCGCGACCGTCGCGATCCTCAACTTCGTGGGGCTGTGGAACCAGTTCCTCCTGCCGGTGGCGCTCAACTCGAACCCGCAGAACTACGTGCTGACGCAGGGGATGGCGTCCTTCGCCGCCCAGGCCGGGTACTCGGTGGACTTCGGTGCGCTCTTCGCGGCGTCCGTGATCACCGTGGTCCCCGTGCTCATCGTGTACCTGATCTTCCAGCGCCAGCTGCAGGGTTCGGTGTCGCAGGGCACGGACAAGTAGCGCAGCGGCGTGCGCGTCCTCGGCTCGAGCGGATCACTGGAACAATGGGTCCAATGAGCCTCCAGTCGCCAATCGCCGTCGAGATCGCCGTCCAGGACGTGGAGGGGGTCCGCATCGCCATCCGCGAGGGAGCCCAGCGGGTCGAGCTGTGCCAGGCCCTCGGCACCGGTGGGCTCACCCCCTCCATCGGACTGGTGATGGCGGCGGTCCGCGCTGCGGACGAAGCCGGGCTCAGCGACTT
This region includes:
- a CDS encoding alpha-L-fucosidase encodes the protein MTETTIPRPDTAWFDEARFGLFLHWGLYALPARHEWVQTREHLSAEHYERYREHFDPDRFDPRAWARQAKAAGFRYAVLTTKHHDGFCLWDSALTDFTSMHTPAGRDLVAEFVEAFRAEGLRIGFYHSLIDWHHPDFTVDGIHPRRDDPEALAANADRDWSRYRDYLHGQVRELLTGYGPIDYLFFDFSYSQGIEGLPGKGAADWGSEELVEMIRGLQPEILINDRLELPGDVTTPEQYQPVVTPVGPDGDPLRWEACQTLNGSWGYDRDNLDYKSPELLLRMLIDSVSKNGNMLLNIGPTARGTIDPRAIERLDVLADWFALHERAIRGCGPSEFSSPTDVRYTQRGDRLYVHVFAWPFVHLHLPGLGGRVRYAQLLSDGSEVPFQVHRPEHDLPNQHTQPKGLGPDTVTLHLPIGEPDTPIPVIEIFFEPGTTGAATA
- a CDS encoding Gfo/Idh/MocA family protein → MADRIAVIGTGAMGLAHVRALAGLGAADRITYLCSARSPRAMPEAPAARLTTSVDEVLLDASVGIVVICTPTDTHRGLAVRALRAGKHVLLEKPIALTLADANAILQAADESGRTFMVAHVVRFFGGYEAIDDAVRAGAVGTPLAVTAERLSSPAAPSPWWQDERRSGGPLVDFAIHDFDQLNQLLGQPRSVSARRTGTGRPIETTVDYADGGIGRVLTSMELPPAFGFSSAIEVLGSTGLIAHRFVGASPTHAPPLSVDALGSAAAHGSYDLDETDPYRRQMASFLDCVKRDVQPFRVTGRSALAALTVALAAKASLDTGVPVQVFEPHDA
- a CDS encoding N-acetylglucosamine kinase, which codes for MKTTLAVDAGGTSSRAVLVDASGRRLGSGRAGGGNPTSSGVDSAATQIALAARAALDQARTTSSIPPLPSGSLVVITQAGQVSDAYRRALDAHLVPLGLGPVVIEPDLLGMYGSGSASPDGVVLVAGTGSVGGRIKDRLVVREVGGAGWLLGDGGSGFWIARRVIRAVAADLDGIGPRTGLTPLLSQAVGFTPDPSSSGDADHRRSPVLDTLIRSVNDGPPIAIARLAPLAFQAADDDVARSILDAAVDRLAVLVERVLAPDSDHRESTLVVGGSVLVDGLLPSVPSAADRLSSAAAGARLVPVADGLVGAAALGIRMLGGDVDDATLSRLREDLAAGEKR
- a CDS encoding MurR/RpiR family transcriptional regulator, whose protein sequence is MTVSIRTDPPVEHATGVTNRIRSRMPEMSGVMLRIADYLLENPDAPLTLTIGELAADSGVSAATITRFCRIIGYTGYAPFRVDLAKDFGRSTARDSWQTDIGRAFGPDDSAPDVLSTLLNAHTRTLRETADVIDLEVMLEIAAAIARARNVDIYGVGGSAMLADEMQARLYRIGISTHAWSEVHAGLTSAAIQGPDSVALGISNTGRTEETIQMLRQAGRAGALTVAISNNPDSPLVAASTLAIITSAHERFLQPDDLSAKHGQLFVLDLLYLFVAQQNFERTTKRLAASALAVAPHRRPTKAGALSETASPAGV
- a CDS encoding sugar isomerase domain-containing protein, translated to MSTTSTTTWTDHVDRYTDEVTSRLADITQAARSGELDPAIDLLVAALERGAVIQAFGTGHSEAFAMEIAGRAGGLIPTNKIALRDVVLRGERSVDDLGGAALERSGDVAAELFAISPVGEGDVFIIASNSGVNGSIVGLALIAKEHGHPVIAVTSLEHTSRVEPKHPSGLRLSEVADVVLDNRAPFGDATIEVQDGVPVGAVSSITAAYLAQLLTIGVAARIAATGETPPLYISANIPGGDEHNSVLEDRYRGRIRRDA
- the ngcE gene encoding N-acetylglucosamine/diacetylchitobiose ABC transporter substrate-binding protein; translation: MDKQPATLQRRDFLRGALATAILLPLGGTLASCVGGGGGATTTGGPVSADNPFGMAANSTVDAVIFKGGYGIEYTEFAGKLVEKQQAGSTVKVTAATNIAQTLQPRFVAGNPPDVIDNSGAGLIGINTIREQLADLTDVIEAKNYEGKVIKDTLYPGVVEPGTFDGKFVQLNYVLTVYAVWYSAALFEANGWTPPKTWAEALDLGAKAKAQGKYLFGWGTEAATYYLTMAIASAIKEGGDEVRLALENLEADCWSKPAVQDVLKGLKAIIDAGYVKPGGAGTQFTAAQAQWSNSEDFILYPSGGWIENEMKTQTKDGFKMTGAPEPTVSADSALPYSALHSTAGEGFIVPSQGKNVGGGKEFLRAMLSNDAAVNFAKTTFSSTIVKDTIPEDGFGSTALVSQVKMLNDAGTDVFSWSFIDLYGLNTDLLVLWNTFLQGGSDVATLTKGMQDISDKVRSDDSVDKVTVK
- a CDS encoding carbohydrate ABC transporter permease, with translation MTAVGTPIGKVGGATPPAARRLRRRDFTFDRVSFFLVFLIVPVVGYVVFVVSPFAQAAYYSLTNWSGFSPGMDFVGFSNYTKLFQDQTFLQSMGNSVALAIVLPLVTLGIAFLFASLITIGGPSNGPIRGLRNSSVYRVITFFPYVVPAIVIGLVWKQIYDPSSGLLNGFLTGIGLDQFTSFAWLGSPDTAMIATMFVIVWGLIGFYTVLFIAAIKGVPAEVYEAARIDGAGRLRTAITITIPLIRDNIQTAYIYMGILALDAFVYMAALNPGGGPSNTTLVMSQQLFTTAFTKGQFGYACAMGVVLALVTLMFAGVVFLVSRLTGGNDEGVAE
- a CDS encoding carbohydrate ABC transporter permease, whose product is MTVQTTATTANPAVVGTGTRTPASRKPTTGDRVVGTASHTVLIIWSIVVVVPLLWTVMSSFKTSSEIFASPFSLPSKWNFDNYVNAWTTAGIGSFFLNSIVVVFGALIVTMLFGSMCAYVLARFRFFGSRAIYYLMLAGLTFPVFLAIVPLFFVLQSLGLLNSLPGLILTYAAFAFPFTVFFLFSFFKSLPVSIAEAAAIDGAGEWRTFFQVMLPMARPGLATVAILNFVGLWNQFLLPVALNSNPQNYVLTQGMASFAAQAGYSVDFGALFAASVITVVPVLIVYLIFQRQLQGSVSQGTDK